The Manis javanica isolate MJ-LG chromosome 14, MJ_LKY, whole genome shotgun sequence genomic interval AGGTCAGTGTTGGATACAAACACAGTTTTACATTACCTATTTGGTACATTTAGGATTTTTCTTTCCGATGTTAAACCAGAAAATGTAAGATGTAGTGAGAACACATGGTGGCGCTGCAGGTTAAATGATGGAAAACAGAATTGTCCAGGCAGTTCCAGTATCCAGCCAGTTCCACACTGCCTGGAAGCTAAAGAATAGCTCTCAGCCAGAGCCAAAGTGAGTGTGAAACCTCTTTCAAACTCTATATAGTGGCATAATTTTGACATTCTGGACTCCTGAGATACTGGGCTACTGAGATCCTGGGCACACGTGAAGCTCTTGTGAACCACAATTTCAGAAAGAGCAATGGAAATTGGATGGATGACCAGTCTGAGACAAAGGCAAGTcctagttttctttgttttgctgagCGTGTCTGGGGCGGGAGCCGAGTTAGGGCCCTATTCAGTAGTGGAAGAAACGGAGAAAGGTGCCTTTGTGGCAAATCTGGGAAAAGACCTAGGGTTGGGGTTGGCGGAGATGTCCACCCGCGCGGCTCGTATCATTTCTCACGGGAACAAAGAGCATTTGCAGCTCAAGGTTCAGACTGGGGATTTGCTCGTAAATGAAAAACTAGATCGAGAGGAGCTATGTGGTCCAACCGAGCCTTGCATAGTACATTTCCAAGTGTTAATGGAAAAACCCTTAGAGGTATTTCAGGCTGAACTGAGAGTGCAAGACATAAATGACCATTCTCCAGTGTTTGCTGAAAGAGAAATGATTCTAAAAATACCGGAGAACAGTCCTCTAGGAATCGCATTTCCTCTGAGTAATGCTCTGGACTTGGATGTAGGAAACAATAATGTTCAGAACTATAAAATCAGCTCCAACTTCCATTTCCGGGTTCTAACCCGCAGTCGCAGCGATGGCAGAAAATACCCTGAGCTGGTGTTGGACAAAGAGCTGGATCGGGAGGAGAAGCCTGAAATCCTATTAACCCTGACGGCACTGGATGGCGGCTCTCCGCCTCGGAATGGGACGGCCCAGGTGCGCGTTGAAGTGGTAGACAGCAACGATAATGCCCCGGAGTTTGGGCAATCTCTCTACAAGGTGCATGTTCTGGAAAACAGCCCAGTAGGCTCCCTGGTGGTCACTGTCTCTGCCAGCGATTTAGACAGTGGAGTTAATGGAAAAATATCATACACATTCTTTCAGCCTTCAGAAGATATTACCAGAACTTTGGACGTAAATCCTATGACAGGCGAAATTCGGCTGAGAAAACAACTAGATTTTGAAACAGTTCTGTCTTATGAAGTGGACATCAAGGCCACTGATGGCGGAGGTCTCTCAGGAAAATGCACTTTCCTCCTGCAGGTGGTGGATGTCAACGATAATCCCCCACAAGTGACCATGTCTGCACTTACTAGCCCAATCCCAGAGAACTCTCCTGATGTTGTAGTTGCTGTTTTCAGTGTTTCTGATCCTGATTCCGGAGAAAACGGGAAGACTATTTCCTCCATCCAGGAtgaccttcctttctttctaaaaCCTTCAGTCAAGAACTTTTACACTTTGGTAACGGAGAGAGCACTAGATAGAGAAGAAAGAGCCCAGTACAACATCACCATCACCGTCACCGACCTGGGGACACCCAGGCTGAAGAGCGAGCACAGCATCTCCGTGCAGGTGGCCGACGTCAACGACAACGCCCCGGCCTTCAGCCAAAGCGCCTACACCCTGTGGGTCCGCGAG includes:
- the LOC118972039 gene encoding protocadherin beta-16-like: MEIGWMTSLRQRQVLVFFVLLSVSGAGAELGPYSVVEETEKGAFVANLGKDLGLGLAEMSTRAARIISHGNKEHLQLKVQTGDLLVNEKLDREELCGPTEPCIVHFQVLMEKPLEVFQAELRVQDINDHSPVFAEREMILKIPENSPLGIAFPLSNALDLDVGNNNVQNYKISSNFHFRVLTRSRSDGRKYPELVLDKELDREEKPEILLTLTALDGGSPPRNGTAQVRVEVVDSNDNAPEFGQSLYKVHVLENSPVGSLVVTVSASDLDSGVNGKISYTFFQPSEDITRTLDVNPMTGEIRLRKQLDFETVLSYEVDIKATDGGGLSGKCTFLLQVVDVNDNPPQVTMSALTSPIPENSPDVVVAVFSVSDPDSGENGKTISSIQDDLPFFLKPSVKNFYTLVTERALDREERAQYNITITVTDLGTPRLKSEHSISVQVADVNDNAPAFSQSAYTLWVRENNGPALHIGSVSATDPDSGANAQVTYSLLPPGDARLPLASLVSINADTGQLFALRPLDFEALRAFEFGVGAADGGSPALSSRALVRVQVLDANDNAPVVLYPPQNGSAPCTELVPRAADAGYLVTKVVAVDGDSGQNAWLSYQLLRATEPGLFGVWAPSGEVRTARQLSERDAPRHRLAVLVRDHGEPPLSATVTLHVLLVDGFSQPHLPRAEAAAEQARAEPLTVSLVVALAAVSSLFLLSVLGVVAARLCARARAASAGVCSAPGGGLAGHLVDVSGGGTLCQAYRYEVCLSGGSGTGEFKFLKPVLPHLGSQSTGKEVEENPSFQNFRI